One genomic segment of Chloroflexota bacterium includes these proteins:
- a CDS encoding glutamine synthetase, whose translation MSDHSHDARHPRLAELEAMVRDGRIDTLIVAITDMQGRLMGKRVQAQAFLDGVIDHGAHFCTYLLGTDMEMNTPDGFALMNWETGYGDWVASPVWDTLRILPWLEKTALVLGDATDEETQAEIPIAPRTILKRQVDLAAKAGFAVKAGSEFEYYVLKESWEESNRRGWGIPERFGYYNEDYHLLQATKAEPLHRLLRNQMTEARIPIEFSKGEAAPGQHEVNIRYDHVLESADRSVIFKHGAKEIAYLNGWGITFMAKPDASWTGSSGHLHMSLWDEPGAHSLTHDPAAGLPYGMSKVFSHFVAGMMRLSRELAIFIAPNINSYKRYASLSWAPVNVVWGRDNRTTGFRVVGHGDALHVEDRFPGGDMNAYLTYAAMVGAGLYGIEHELPLEPEFKGNGYLATGHPRMPRALYEAIPELERSAAAVEIFGQDIVDHYLNAARHEQMVYDSVVHDWDRQRYLERS comes from the coding sequence ATGAGCGATCACAGCCACGACGCCAGGCATCCGCGACTCGCGGAGCTCGAGGCGATGGTCCGCGATGGACGGATTGACACCCTCATCGTCGCGATCACGGACATGCAGGGCCGGCTCATGGGCAAACGCGTCCAGGCGCAGGCGTTCCTCGACGGCGTCATCGACCACGGCGCCCACTTCTGCACCTACCTGCTCGGCACGGACATGGAAATGAACACACCGGACGGGTTCGCCCTCATGAACTGGGAGACCGGCTACGGCGACTGGGTCGCGAGCCCGGTCTGGGACACGCTCCGGATCCTGCCCTGGCTCGAGAAGACGGCTCTCGTGCTCGGTGACGCGACGGACGAGGAGACCCAGGCCGAGATCCCGATCGCACCGCGGACCATCCTCAAGCGGCAGGTCGACCTCGCCGCGAAGGCGGGCTTCGCGGTCAAGGCCGGCTCGGAATTCGAGTACTACGTCCTCAAGGAATCGTGGGAGGAATCCAACCGCCGCGGCTGGGGCATCCCGGAGCGATTCGGCTACTACAACGAGGACTACCACCTGCTCCAGGCGACGAAGGCGGAACCACTGCACCGGCTCCTCCGCAACCAGATGACGGAGGCACGGATCCCGATCGAGTTCAGCAAGGGTGAGGCCGCGCCGGGCCAGCACGAGGTGAACATCCGCTACGACCACGTCCTCGAGTCGGCGGACCGGAGTGTCATCTTCAAGCACGGGGCGAAGGAGATCGCCTACCTCAACGGCTGGGGCATCACGTTCATGGCGAAGCCGGACGCGTCGTGGACTGGCTCGTCCGGTCATCTCCACATGAGCCTCTGGGACGAACCGGGCGCGCACTCCCTCACCCACGATCCCGCGGCCGGCCTGCCATACGGCATGTCGAAGGTGTTCAGCCACTTCGTCGCCGGGATGATGCGGCTGTCCCGCGAGCTGGCGATCTTCATCGCCCCGAACATCAACTCATACAAGCGCTACGCATCGCTCTCGTGGGCGCCCGTCAACGTCGTCTGGGGTCGCGACAACCGGACGACCGGGTTCCGGGTGGTCGGCCACGGCGACGCGCTCCATGTCGAGGACCGCTTCCCCGGGGGCGACATGAACGCCTATCTGACGTACGCGGCGATGGTCGGTGCCGGGCTCTACGGCATCGAGCACGAGCTGCCGCTCGAACCCGAGTTCAAGGGCAACGGGTACCTCGCGACCGGCCACCCGCGGATGCCGCGGGCCCTCTACGAGGCGATCCCGGAGCTCGAGCGGAGCGCGGCGGCGGTCGAAATCTTCGGACAGGACATCGTCGACCACTACCTCAACGCCGCGCGGCACGAGCAGATGGTCTACGACTCGGTCGTCCACGACTGGGACCGCCAGCGGTACCTCGAGCGGAGCTGA
- a CDS encoding polysaccharide deacetylase family protein — protein sequence MATATSRRALVLVLAIVSAGCTGVSSPGGVGSGAPSNRLTSTGAQPTAPPTVWPTATQSQTTATPAGTYGPEATTPSGQASATPVTTAAPAPPSSPPSSPPSAPPSVVPLPTPAGTDVVFRVPILMYHRIIDPALAPGSLAGLCVPPPVFQAQMDALVRAGWRSITMATLAADLMAGTPPPARTFVITIDDGHRDGLTNALPILVRNGLVATYYVVTGRLGRAANLHPGDLATLAAAGMEIGDHTVDHVNLARLSGPALALQIGAAADRIAALVGSRPITFAYPFGDRNPAVIAAVRAAGLLVAVTNEASGPVSATNRFLLPRLEVRPTTTPSFLLAEMLWIAG from the coding sequence GTGGCGACGGCGACGAGCCGTCGAGCACTCGTCCTCGTCCTCGCCATCGTCAGCGCCGGTTGCACTGGTGTCTCGAGTCCCGGCGGGGTCGGGTCCGGCGCGCCGTCGAACCGGCTGACCTCCACCGGCGCTCAGCCGACCGCACCGCCCACGGTCTGGCCGACCGCGACGCAGAGTCAGACCACGGCGACTCCGGCTGGGACCTACGGGCCAGAGGCGACGACACCTTCGGGGCAGGCCTCCGCGACTCCCGTGACCACCGCTGCGCCGGCCCCGCCGTCGTCTCCGCCGTCGTCACCTCCGTCGGCTCCGCCATCGGTCGTCCCGCTGCCCACCCCCGCCGGCACGGATGTCGTATTCCGGGTGCCGATCCTCATGTACCACCGGATCATCGATCCAGCCCTTGCTCCCGGGTCCCTCGCCGGGCTGTGTGTGCCGCCGCCGGTCTTCCAGGCCCAGATGGACGCCCTCGTCCGCGCCGGCTGGCGTTCGATCACGATGGCGACCCTGGCCGCCGATCTCATGGCGGGGACACCACCGCCCGCCCGCACGTTCGTCATCACCATCGACGACGGGCACCGCGACGGCCTCACGAACGCGTTGCCGATCCTCGTCCGCAACGGGCTCGTCGCGACGTACTACGTCGTCACGGGTCGATTGGGACGAGCGGCCAACCTCCATCCGGGGGACCTGGCCACGCTCGCGGCGGCGGGCATGGAGATCGGCGACCACACCGTGGACCACGTGAACCTGGCGCGCCTGTCAGGACCGGCGCTCGCGCTGCAGATCGGGGCCGCCGCTGACCGCATCGCCGCCCTCGTCGGGAGTCGCCCGATCACCTTTGCCTACCCGTTCGGAGATCGAAATCCCGCGGTCATCGCGGCCGTCCGCGCGGCCGGCCTGCTTGTCGCAGTCACGAATGAGGCGAGCGGTCCGGTCTCGGCCACCAACCGCTTCCTGCTGCCCCGCCTGGAGGTGCGGCCGACGACCACCCCGAGCTTCCTGTTGGCGGAGATGCTCTGGATCGCCGGCTAG
- a CDS encoding NAD(P)H-binding protein — MSVVVAGGTGFVGSAVVRELARRREAVVALSRHPERAATRVPAGIELRRADVAASTADAGPALTAALAGADALVIALAFDDMPMEKPSRGRTFEAVDAAGTEHLVAAAKAAGVSRLVYVSGAGAAPDARYHWFRAKWRAETAVRESGITFTIVRPTWVYGPGDAALNRFLGFARWLPFVPLTNDGRQLLAPVFIDDIGRLVVDALSDPAAADRTFEVGGPETFEMNEIVRAALRAAGRRRPLLHGPTPLVKLAAWPLSFLPNPPLTPAAVDFINQPATVDVGPLLAAMPRRLTPLEEGLATYLPRRKDGRAG, encoded by the coding sequence ATGAGTGTCGTCGTCGCCGGGGGGACCGGGTTCGTCGGGAGCGCCGTCGTCCGAGAGCTGGCCCGGCGCCGTGAGGCGGTCGTCGCCCTGTCCCGCCACCCAGAGCGCGCCGCGACCCGCGTCCCCGCGGGAATCGAACTCCGCCGGGCGGACGTCGCCGCGTCGACCGCGGATGCCGGCCCCGCCCTCACCGCGGCGCTCGCGGGTGCCGACGCGCTCGTCATCGCGCTCGCATTCGACGACATGCCGATGGAGAAGCCGAGCCGCGGCCGGACCTTTGAGGCGGTCGACGCCGCCGGGACGGAGCACCTCGTCGCCGCGGCAAAGGCGGCCGGGGTGAGCCGGCTCGTCTATGTCTCGGGTGCCGGGGCTGCGCCGGACGCCCGATACCACTGGTTCCGGGCGAAGTGGCGCGCCGAGACCGCGGTCCGCGAGTCCGGGATCACGTTCACGATCGTCCGTCCGACGTGGGTCTACGGTCCCGGCGATGCAGCGCTCAACCGCTTCCTCGGCTTCGCCCGCTGGTTGCCCTTCGTGCCACTGACGAACGACGGCCGACAGCTGCTCGCTCCGGTCTTCATCGACGACATCGGCCGACTCGTGGTTGACGCGCTCTCGGACCCGGCCGCGGCGGATCGGACGTTCGAGGTCGGCGGTCCGGAGACATTCGAGATGAACGAGATCGTGCGCGCTGCCTTGCGCGCGGCGGGTCGCCGCCGACCGCTGCTCCACGGCCCCACGCCCCTCGTCAAGCTCGCCGCGTGGCCGCTCTCGTTCCTCCCGAATCCTCCGCTGACGCCGGCGGCCGTCGACTTCATCAATCAGCCGGCGACCGTCGACGTCGGTCCGTTGCTGGCGGCGATGCCACGGCGGCTCACCCCGCTCGAGGAGGGACTCGCCACGTATCTGCCTCGACGCAAGGATGGCCGAGCCGGCTGA